The region CCAGCACGCCCTCGCTGAGGTCTTGGGGCGGCAGATAGGCCCGCGCCAGCATGAAACCACGCGCCTGCAACTGGGCCGTGACACGGGCGGCGAGCGCCTGCAACTCAGCATGGTTGAGCGAGCGGCCCAGGCGATCGGCCACCCAGGCTTGCTGCTCAGCCTCACTCACCAGACCTTCAGTCCCGGTGAAACGCACTAGCTTGATTTGCACTTTGAAGCCGCCGGATTGCGCGGCTTGTGCGGCCTCGCTTTCCAATAGCGCGGGCTTGTTGGCCGGCTGCTGGCCGGGTTTGTTCAGGCGCTGCTGCTCATTGAGCAACTGGCCTGCATCGGGTGCAGCCTGCACCAGCGACGTGGCCGCCAGCAGCCCCAGGGTGACGCCCAGGCAGGCGCGCAGTCGCTTCTTTTGCATTATTGTCTTCATGGGAGTCGGTCGATCTCGGTGTTATCAGCCCGCTTTATCGGCCCGTGCCAGGGGCCAAGCCTTTGGCAAATTGCCCACCGGTCTTGGCAAAACGAATAGCGGCGAGAAAGCGGCTCTCCAGCGAAGAAGAAGTGCGCACATCGCACGGATCACGCGGCGGACCGCCTGCTTGCGGGCCTACTCGGGTGGCCCTCATGCCCGACAATTCGCCCCCTATGTACGAGACCATCAGCACGGCCAGCACACCCGATACTCTGCACACCACCCAGGCGCCCATATCGGGCTCGACGCTGGTGCCCCCTTTGATCCTGCTGGTGGACGACAAGCCCGAGGAGCTGCGCTGGCTCAACCAGCTTTTGCAACCCGACTTCCGTCTTGCTCTGGCCCACAACGGGCAGACCGGCCTGCAGCGAGCCCAGGCCTTGCAGCCCGATCTGGTGTTGCTGGACATTGGCCTGCCGGATATGGACGGTTACGCCCTGTGTCGCCTGCTCAAGGCTGACCCGCTGACTTGCGCCGTTCCTGTGCTGTTCTTGAGCGCGCACAACTCCCCCGAACGGCGCATCCAAGGGCTGGGGCTAGGCGCGGTGGATTTCATCAGCAAGCCGTTTCATCCCGAGGAAGTGCTGGCTCGGGTGCGTGTGCATCTGCGCTTGGCCGCGCAGATTCGCCAACCCACGGTCGATGAGACTGCCGCCACGGCGCCCGTCCGCAACCCGGACGAACTGCTGGTGCAGGCTGCTGCCCAGTACATTCGCGCGCATTTGAGTGAGACGCCCTCGGTGGCCCAGATCGCTCGGCAAGTGGGCCTGCACGAAAAGCGCCTGCTGGCCCTGTTCCGCGAGCATCTGGGGCAAACCATCTCGGGATTTATCCGCGATGAGCGAGTCAGCACCGGGCAGCGCTTGCTGGCCGACACCGCCATGTCGGTGCAGGAGATCGCCTTCACCGTGGGTTTTGGCAACCCCGGCAATTTCGCCACCTCGTTTCGAGAGAGCACAGGCATGAGCCCTCAGGCCTATCGCCAGGGCTTGCGTGAGCAAGGGGGGCCAGCCAGCGCGCTTGGCGGGGATGCTGAGAATGAGAAGGTGGCGCCACAGGCTGATCAGTGTTGAGCAGCCTGCTGCGCAAGCTTGTGCGCACACAAGTGCTCGGCCTACTCCTCGTCGCGGCGTTCTTCAACGGCCACGCTCAAGCACAGCAAGCAAACATTGGCGCGGCTCTGCCCGCGCCGCAAGCCATCTTGCAGCTGCAAGCGCAAGATCAGGAGCAGCTGCAACTGTTCCCCTATCTGCAGATTTGGGTAGACCCCAGCGCGCGCCTGGGCCCGCAAGACGCGCAGCACCAGGGCTTTCGACCCATGCAGAGCGGAGACAAGCATCCGGGCTATAGCGGCTCGGCGTTTTGGCTGCGCCTGCGCCTGCACAACCCGGGTACCCAAAGCCTGAGCCGATATCTGCTGATCGAGCCGGCCCGCTTGGAGGAAGTAGCGCTGTATCGCCAGCAGGCCGACGGCAATTGGCAAGTCAGCCACGCCGGCACCAGCCACCCCTTTGGCGAGCGTGAGCTTGCGATGCGGGAAAGCGCCTTCATCGTGCAACTGGCGCCCGGTCAGACCCAGACCTTGATGCTGCGTGTGGCCAGCCGCAGCTCAGTGGCGCTGGAGGCAACGCTTTGGGATCCGCACGCCCTGCAAGTTCG is a window of Paucibacter sp. KCTC 42545 DNA encoding:
- a CDS encoding response regulator transcription factor: MYETISTASTPDTLHTTQAPISGSTLVPPLILLVDDKPEELRWLNQLLQPDFRLALAHNGQTGLQRAQALQPDLVLLDIGLPDMDGYALCRLLKADPLTCAVPVLFLSAHNSPERRIQGLGLGAVDFISKPFHPEEVLARVRVHLRLAAQIRQPTVDETAATAPVRNPDELLVQAAAQYIRAHLSETPSVAQIARQVGLHEKRLLALFREHLGQTISGFIRDERVSTGQRLLADTAMSVQEIAFTVGFGNPGNFATSFRESTGMSPQAYRQGLREQGGPASALGGDAENEKVAPQADQC